A region from the Anaerolineae bacterium genome encodes:
- a CDS encoding PTPS-like type 4: MFQLGVERDFIAQHYLIGGDWGAENQLHSHHYRLEVILQGDQLDEHGYLVDIVAVEQALNEQVAQYRDRTLNDLTPFRGLNPSLERFCRLLCEALCVRLQTPNLKQITVKLWENQIAWASYTLEV; this comes from the coding sequence ATGTTTCAACTCGGTGTCGAACGGGATTTCATTGCCCAGCATTATTTGATTGGTGGCGATTGGGGTGCAGAGAATCAACTGCACTCCCATCATTATCGTCTCGAAGTAATCTTACAAGGAGATCAACTTGATGAACACGGTTATCTGGTAGATATCGTTGCCGTCGAACAAGCCCTGAACGAACAGGTGGCGCAATATCGAGATCGCACGCTGAATGATTTAACTCCCTTTCGAGGACTAAACCCCAGCTTAGAACGTTTTTGCCGTCTGCTGTGTGAAGCCCTGTGTGTCCGCCTGCAAACCCCGAATTTGAAACAGATTACCGTCAAACTCTGGGAAAACCAGATTGCCTGGGCTTCTTATACCCTTGAGGTTTAA